A region of Tigriopus californicus strain San Diego chromosome 7, Tcal_SD_v2.1, whole genome shotgun sequence DNA encodes the following proteins:
- the LOC131883240 gene encoding uncharacterized protein LOC131883240 isoform X1, translating to MRFLFVLLFLVNLNELAWSRPQTTNPDPTQDRSKDSLVRANGVKEDKDGKTPPNQEKIVNHIKGLLNGFADSDKQGMKNVSPEGDINNALSPIKALDAMKETIQGTNTLKSQSNQTTSEKNEPKEEKITTKKQDKTKTGSSTNSETTETSKASVATAATTTTVTETTTTTTKTTTTRRPTTTRRTTTTRRTTTTTTNRPIAVTSPPGMLARIGSMVQGSIGNLGTNLVAGSSFLAAAASPILFQMVLGKKKRRKRSVMADDDKRVDEIMSRNSRFLQPVTTY from the exons ATGAGATTCCTTTTCGTTTTACTTTTTCTGGTGAATCTTAATGAATTGGCGTGGAGCAGACCCCAGACCACCAATCCGGACCCGACTCAAGACAGATCCAAAGA taGCCTGGTTCGAGCAAATGGAGTCAAAGAGGACAAAGACGGGAAGACACCTCCCAATCAAGAAAAGATCGTGAACCACATAAAGGGTCTCCTCAATGGGTTCGCGGATTCGGACAAACAAGGGATGAAGAACGTTTCTCCGGAAGGCGATATCAACAATGCCCTTTCACCAATCAAGGCCTTGGACGCCATGAAAGAGACCATTCAAGGGACAAATACTCTCAAATctcaaagcaatcaaacaaCGTCCGAGAAAAATGAGCCAAAGGAAGAGAAAATCACAACCAAGAAGCAAGACAAGACCAAAACTGGCTCATCAACAAATTCAGAAACTACTGAAACTAGCAAAGCCAGCGTCGCAACTGCAGCAACAACGACGACCGTTACTGAAaccactactaccacaacTAAAACCACAACTACTAGAAGACCCACAACTACTAGAAGAACTACAACTACCAGAAGAACTACGACCACGACCACCAATCGGCCAATCGCCGTGACATCTCCTCCTGGCATGTTGGCAAGAATTGGAAGCATGGTCCAAGGTTCCATTGGCAATCTTGGTACTAATTTGGTGGCTGGTTCCTCGTTTTTGGCAGCTGCAGCTTCTCCAATCCTCTTCCAGATGGTTCTGGgcaaaaagaagaggaggaagagaagtgTCATGGCTGACGACGACAAGAGAGTAGACGAAATTATGTCTCGCAACTCGCGATTTCTGCAACCGGTCACCACATACTAA
- the LOC131883240 gene encoding uncharacterized protein LOC131883240 isoform X2 has protein sequence MRFLFVLLFLVNLNELAWSRPQTTNPDPTQDRSKDLVRANGVKEDKDGKTPPNQEKIVNHIKGLLNGFADSDKQGMKNVSPEGDINNALSPIKALDAMKETIQGTNTLKSQSNQTTSEKNEPKEEKITTKKQDKTKTGSSTNSETTETSKASVATAATTTTVTETTTTTTKTTTTRRPTTTRRTTTTRRTTTTTTNRPIAVTSPPGMLARIGSMVQGSIGNLGTNLVAGSSFLAAAASPILFQMVLGKKKRRKRSVMADDDKRVDEIMSRNSRFLQPVTTY, from the exons ATGAGATTCCTTTTCGTTTTACTTTTTCTGGTGAATCTTAATGAATTGGCGTGGAGCAGACCCCAGACCACCAATCCGGACCCGACTCAAGACAGATCCAAAGA CCTGGTTCGAGCAAATGGAGTCAAAGAGGACAAAGACGGGAAGACACCTCCCAATCAAGAAAAGATCGTGAACCACATAAAGGGTCTCCTCAATGGGTTCGCGGATTCGGACAAACAAGGGATGAAGAACGTTTCTCCGGAAGGCGATATCAACAATGCCCTTTCACCAATCAAGGCCTTGGACGCCATGAAAGAGACCATTCAAGGGACAAATACTCTCAAATctcaaagcaatcaaacaaCGTCCGAGAAAAATGAGCCAAAGGAAGAGAAAATCACAACCAAGAAGCAAGACAAGACCAAAACTGGCTCATCAACAAATTCAGAAACTACTGAAACTAGCAAAGCCAGCGTCGCAACTGCAGCAACAACGACGACCGTTACTGAAaccactactaccacaacTAAAACCACAACTACTAGAAGACCCACAACTACTAGAAGAACTACAACTACCAGAAGAACTACGACCACGACCACCAATCGGCCAATCGCCGTGACATCTCCTCCTGGCATGTTGGCAAGAATTGGAAGCATGGTCCAAGGTTCCATTGGCAATCTTGGTACTAATTTGGTGGCTGGTTCCTCGTTTTTGGCAGCTGCAGCTTCTCCAATCCTCTTCCAGATGGTTCTGGgcaaaaagaagaggaggaagagaagtgTCATGGCTGACGACGACAAGAGAGTAGACGAAATTATGTCTCGCAACTCGCGATTTCTGCAACCGGTCACCACATACTAA
- the LOC131883237 gene encoding uncharacterized protein LOC131883237 isoform X2 — protein sequence MLKKQPLFALLLFLIVISFIEADVVPAETDLREARDTSVVSADNDASYATRPRRRRKHKRRRQKPKPKPKEREVYEDDYYYDRDDSYGSPKAPASGYKAETSAYEAPASPSYSAPQTGYDAPSYEAPSYHSSGGYSSGGGGGGSDGLTDFLNALAAFLPIGLFLAAIPPNLITINSRRKRDLFEDLDEDIKSLTTYQDHDFQAKLCLIYQGCTQWENQSRASRLRDNKWLIKGCDKILNSIEDPCAT from the exons ATGCTGAAAAAGCAACCACTCTTCGCGCTGTTGCTATTTTTGATAGTTATAAGTTTCATTGAAGCCGATGTCGTGCCTGCCGAAACG GACTTGAGGGAGGCCCGCGATACGAGTGTGGTGTCTGCTGACAACGATGCTTCTTATGCCACTAGACCTCGAAGACGGAGGAAGCACAAGAGAAGGAgacaaaaaccaaaaccaaaacccAAGGAGCGTGAAGTATACGAAGATGACTACTATTACGATAGGGACGACTCCTATGGTAGTCCCAAGGCCCCCGCTTCTGGCTACAAAGCTGAAACTTCGGCATACGAGGCACCAGCCTCGCCGAGCTATTCAGCACCTCAAACCGGATATGATGCACCCTCGTATGAGGCTCCGTCTTACCACTCCAGCGGCGGGTATAGCTCGggtggaggagggggaggatc CGATGGATTGACTGATTTCCTAAATGCTCTGGCGGCATTTCTCCCCATCGGATTGTTTTTGGCCGCGATCCCTCCGAACCTGATAACAATCAACTC TCGAAGGAAGCGAGATTTGTTCGAGGACCTGGATGAGGATATCAAGAGCCTCACAACTTATCAAGACCATGATTTCCAAGCGAAACTTTGTCTGATTTACCAAGGTTGTACGCAATGGGAAAATCAATCTCGAGCATCTCGTCTCAGGGACAATAAGTGGTTGATCAAGGG CTGCgacaaaattttgaattccATTGAGGATCCGTGTGCCACATAA
- the LOC131883237 gene encoding uncharacterized protein LOC131883237 isoform X1, giving the protein MVVFGKLRTLTMIIFPIVIALVPLVHFASPVNGFTPSPLRPVILRKQDFTREKPKRKVPAPFTISTSLHVSNNEAAQTREAKNLASFKGLPKAIHVEGIRVPDDPSDRTTWRNGRVIGNIFEPYPIKAKQQTRQGRLSLDETQTPRQPKNAQLQGSPQGQSKDYSYNSGSTVEGRPIYYVVEEPDTLHADRSPYAYEPAGLALGPQTDQTQRNQLLDPQTASHYQIKEHTYSMCPGCPTFSIPIPVPKENDDSTDSYQSSSQSVQFQSNPSQTSNGGNGEPQGPSSGSNGFLSNLENRVEDTKKAFNDFVENLMGNFLSQPSATGTDKQDSVSNSRQPSGFMAGGIAAALIGGMALLSSAVTLSKHSSSVAALSSSNSRSDSRPGLLEKQSMCFFKMTCTDLHKDAESSDLGFLLTSITSEFCDKILNSIEDPCAT; this is encoded by the exons ATGGTTGTGTTTGGGAAACTGAGGACATTGAcaatgatcatttttcccATTGTGATTGCTTTGGTGCCCTTGGTGCATTTTGCGTCGCCAGTCAATGGCTTTACTCCAAGTCCACTTCGACCGGTTATCTTAAGGAAACAGGACTTTACCCGAGAGAAACCCAAACGCAAAGTACCAGCCCCATTCACGATCTCGACTTCTTTACATGTGTCGAACAATGAAGCCGCTCAAACAAGAGAGGCCAAAAATTTGGCCAGTTTTAAGGGCCTACCCAAGGCCATTCATGTTGAGGGAATCCGGGTCCCTGATGATCCGTCGGATCGCACTACTTGGCGGAATGGACGAGTaattggaaacatttttgagccGTATCCGATAAAAGCTAAGCAACAAACCCGTCAAGGCCGCTTGAGTCTAGACGAGACACAAACGCCAAGACAGCCCAAAAATGCGCAACTGCAAGGAAGCCCTCAAGGCCAAAGCAAAGACTACAGCTATAATTCAGGATCCACAGTGGAGGGTAGACCGATATATTATGTAGTTGAGGAACCTGATACTCTTCATGCAGATAGAAGTCCCTATGCTTATGAACCAGCTGGTTTAGCCTTGGGACCGCAAACCGACCAAACCCAGAGAAATCAGCTTCTTGATCCTCAGACTGCTTCTCACtatcaaatcaaagaacaCACCTATTCCATGTGTCCTGGGTGTCCCACCTTCAGTATTCCCATACCAGTTCCCAAAGAAAATGACGACTCAACTGACTCCTATCAAAGTTCATCCCAATCAGTTCAGTTTCAAAGTAACCCGAGTCAAACCTCCAATGGAGGCAATGGAGAGCCACAAGGGCCCAGTTCTGGCTCCAATGGGTTTTTGAGCAACTTGGAAAACAGAGTTGAGGACACCAAGAAagctttcaatgattttgttgaaaatttgatggGCAATTTTCTCTCTCAACCCTCCGCCACTGGAACGGACAAGCAGGATAGTGTGTCCAATTCCAGACAACCCTCCGGTTTCATGGCGGGTGGCATTGCTGCTGCCTTGATTGGAGGGATGGCCTTGCTCTCCTCGGCCGTCACTTTGTCTAAGCATTCATCTTCTGTGGCAGCGTTGAGTAGTTCCAATAGTAGAAGTGATTCGAGACCGGGCCTTTTAGAAAAGCAATCCATGTGCTTCTTCAAGATGACTTGCACAGATTTGCACAAAGACGCGGAAAGCTCAGATTTAGGTTTCCTCTTGACATCGATCACTTCAGAGTT CTGCgacaaaattttgaattccATTGAGGATCCGTGTGCCACATAA
- the LOC131883242 gene encoding syndecan-like, producing MAIPKERILFGLLVIMCCNHSIRSEYSWSGSDWVWVEDSPNTNSKDANDEGSGSPRVNNNPIVTDDIDVEDGVDVSSGFGVEEEEVVESMDEMPNAKSNDKDIFIEAPEGEVKQPSPTTYDDPNSRTPYNPNINLEPSDAKNTSFFAQPGTLAAVVGGAVVGLLCAILCVMFVVYRMRKKDEGSYALDEPQRSATITTYAKNPNREFYA from the exons ATGGCCATACCAAAAGAGCGAATCCTTTTTGGATTACTTGTTATTATGTGTTGCAATCATTCCATCCGGTCAGAATATTCATGGAGTGGATCAGATTGGGTTTGGGTGGAAGACTCGCCAAATACCAACTCAAAAGAC gCCAACGACGAAGGCAGTGGAAGCCCCCGAGTCAACAACAATCCAATTGTGACAGACGACATTGATGTGGAGGACGGAGTGGATGTCTCGTCTGGCTTTGgcgtagaagaagaagaagtagttGAGAGCATGGATGAGATG CCCAACGCAAAATCCAACGATAAAGATATATTCATTGAAGCACCAGAGGGAGAAGTCAAGCAACCCTCGCCTACCACTTATGATGATCCAAATAGTCGGACCCCCTACAATCCAAATATTAATTTAGAACCTTCCGATGCCAAGAACACATCGTTCTTTGCCCAACCTGGAACATTGGCAG CCGTGGTTGGAGGGGCAGTAGTTGGCTTGTTATGTGCCATTCTTTGCGTTATGTTTGTTGTATACAGGATGCggaaaaaagatgaaggtTCTTATGCCCTCGATGAACCTCAAAGGTCAGCTACTATAACAACATACGCAAAAAATCCGAACAGAGAATTCTACGCATAA